In Amycolatopsis jiangsuensis, the following proteins share a genomic window:
- a CDS encoding N-6 DNA methylase, translating to MADDDAAVTAADIARLAGVRRAAVSNWRRRYDDFPRPVGGTASSPRFSLPEVQEWLRLRGRPFELAPIDQAWQRLRALGDDLGLGTRVAAAGEYLTDLTEQPDDPELLTLLGRLAVRNGPATTFEQLCERYFEAHARRLSPTPPEYAELMARLTGAKGTTVLDPACGFGALLLASGAARARGQDNDPDTARIANIRLRLRGVDTEVHAADALLEDAFAGEQADVVLCDPPFNERGWGYEELVGDARWEYGLPPRGESELAWVQHCLTHVKPGGPVAILMPGAAAGRRSGKRIRANLLRSGALRAVLTLAPGADLWLLVRPAPGQRPPATVLLAETSTAQAERLWQAYLAGTEPDGHRIIDLLDDDVDLTPAQRRPHRADPGEAFLTAQRLFGEIGLELPRLEPATAEPPHSTVGELLKAGALHIRHAPSRLADGDEPVLTTDDVLIGGPPTGRAEPDDGAVFADDGDVVASVTGAVIVHSGRSVRLGPALSCYRVDPERLDPEFLAGCLRAADFPVHSASTRIDARRLKVPRYPLDTQRAYGAAFRALADFDRALRQTAETGRDLVRLGFAALAEGRLQPGDG from the coding sequence ATGGCAGACGACGACGCGGCGGTGACCGCGGCCGACATCGCGCGCCTGGCGGGCGTGCGCCGGGCCGCGGTGAGCAACTGGCGACGGCGCTACGACGATTTTCCCCGTCCGGTGGGCGGCACCGCATCCAGCCCGCGGTTTTCGCTGCCGGAGGTCCAGGAGTGGCTGCGTCTGCGCGGCCGTCCGTTCGAACTGGCGCCGATCGACCAGGCCTGGCAGCGACTGCGCGCACTCGGCGACGACCTGGGGCTCGGCACCCGTGTCGCGGCCGCCGGCGAGTACCTCACCGACCTCACCGAACAGCCGGACGACCCGGAACTGCTCACCCTGCTCGGCCGTCTGGCGGTACGGAACGGGCCGGCCACGACGTTCGAACAGCTCTGTGAGCGGTACTTCGAAGCACACGCCCGCCGCCTTTCGCCGACGCCGCCCGAGTACGCCGAGCTGATGGCCCGGCTCACCGGCGCGAAGGGGACCACCGTGCTCGATCCGGCGTGCGGCTTCGGCGCACTGCTGCTCGCCAGCGGTGCGGCACGGGCCCGTGGGCAAGACAACGACCCGGACACCGCGCGCATCGCCAATATCCGGCTCCGGCTGCGTGGGGTGGACACCGAGGTACACGCCGCCGACGCGTTGCTCGAAGACGCCTTCGCCGGCGAGCAGGCAGACGTGGTGCTGTGCGATCCGCCGTTCAACGAACGTGGTTGGGGGTACGAGGAACTCGTCGGCGACGCGCGGTGGGAGTACGGCCTTCCGCCGCGTGGTGAGTCCGAGCTGGCCTGGGTCCAGCACTGTCTCACGCACGTCAAACCGGGTGGCCCGGTCGCGATTCTGATGCCCGGCGCGGCGGCCGGCCGGCGCAGTGGCAAGCGGATCCGCGCCAACCTCCTGCGCTCCGGCGCCCTGCGAGCCGTGCTCACCCTCGCGCCCGGCGCCGACCTCTGGCTGCTCGTGCGTCCGGCGCCCGGGCAACGCCCACCGGCCACGGTACTGCTCGCGGAAACCTCCACGGCGCAGGCCGAACGGCTGTGGCAGGCCTACCTCGCCGGCACCGAACCGGACGGCCACCGCATCATCGACCTGCTCGACGATGACGTGGACCTCACGCCGGCACAGCGCCGCCCGCACCGTGCCGATCCGGGCGAGGCTTTCCTGACCGCGCAACGGCTTTTCGGTGAGATCGGACTCGAACTGCCGCGGTTGGAGCCGGCCACGGCCGAGCCGCCGCACAGCACCGTCGGCGAGCTGCTGAAGGCCGGCGCGCTGCACATCCGGCACGCTCCGTCCCGGCTTGCCGACGGCGACGAACCCGTGCTGACCACCGACGACGTGCTCATCGGCGGCCCGCCGACCGGACGTGCGGAACCCGACGACGGGGCCGTTTTCGCCGACGACGGGGATGTCGTCGCCTCCGTCACCGGTGCCGTGATCGTCCACAGTGGTCGGTCGGTGCGGCTCGGGCCGGCGCTCTCGTGCTACCGGGTCGACCCGGAACGGCTGGATCCCGAATTCCTCGCCGGCTGTCTGCGCGCCGCGGACTTCCCGGTGCACAGTGCGTCGACCCGGATCGACGCGCGCCGGCTTAAGGTGCCGCGGTATCCGCTGGACACGCAGCGTGCGTACGGTGCTGCCTTCCGGGCTCTCGCCGACTTCGACCGCGCGCTGCGGCAGACGGCGGAGACCGGCCGCGACCTGGTGCGGCTAGGCTTTGCCGCGCTCGCCGAAGGACGGCTGCAGCCCGGTGACGGGTGA
- a CDS encoding serine/threonine-protein kinase produces MLIADRYEVEDLPLGRGGMGAVHRGHDRRLGRRVAIKLLRLPGGDEELEERFAREARILATLDHPGAPTLYDFGTYDDRLFQVMQFVEGVTVADLLAEHGPLPVPWAAAIAAQAAAVLSAAHARAVCHRDLKPANLMLCPDGSVKVMDFGLAMLREADVARFTRAGQLLGTPSYMAPEQIQRGHADPRSDLYALGCVLHEMLTGRPAFTGPTAYAVFDKQVKEPPSVVVGAPPELNALLAEALAKDPAARPVGADVLYARLAPFARDLPPLPGFLQPVATPSPARMYARMVGRVPG; encoded by the coding sequence ATGCTCATCGCGGATCGCTACGAGGTCGAGGACCTGCCGCTGGGCCGGGGTGGGATGGGCGCGGTACACCGTGGGCACGATCGGCGGCTCGGGCGCAGGGTCGCGATCAAGCTGCTGCGGCTTCCGGGCGGCGACGAAGAGCTGGAGGAACGCTTCGCGCGCGAAGCGCGGATTCTCGCCACGCTCGACCACCCCGGTGCGCCCACGCTCTACGACTTCGGCACGTACGACGATCGGCTGTTTCAGGTGATGCAGTTCGTCGAGGGCGTTACGGTGGCCGATCTGTTGGCCGAGCACGGTCCGCTGCCCGTGCCGTGGGCGGCCGCGATCGCCGCGCAGGCGGCTGCGGTCCTTTCAGCGGCCCACGCGCGGGCCGTATGTCACCGTGATCTCAAGCCGGCCAACCTGATGCTCTGCCCTGACGGCAGTGTGAAGGTGATGGACTTCGGGCTCGCCATGCTTCGTGAGGCCGACGTCGCGCGTTTCACTCGCGCTGGGCAGCTCCTCGGGACACCGTCGTACATGGCGCCCGAGCAGATCCAACGGGGGCACGCGGACCCGCGAAGCGACCTGTACGCGCTGGGATGCGTACTGCACGAAATGCTCACCGGGCGTCCGGCTTTCACCGGGCCGACTGCGTACGCGGTGTTCGACAAGCAAGTGAAAGAACCACCGTCGGTCGTCGTGGGCGCGCCTCCGGAACTCAACGCACTGTTGGCCGAAGCCCTGGCGAAAGATCCCGCGGCTCGCCCAGTCGGCGCAGATGTCTTGTACGCGCGCCTTGCGCCCTTCGCGCGCGACTTACCGCCGTTGCCGGGTTTTCTGCAACCGGTGGCCACGCCGAGCCCCGCGCGCATGTACGCACGCATGGTCGGGCGCGTACCGGGCTGA
- a CDS encoding oxidoreductase, whose product MKPTVAVVGPGAIGTTVAAALHEVGHTPAIFGRTARAQLELRAGDDRVVVPGPVRTDPAQAGGAVDLVFLAVKSTQVEAAAPWLTALCGADTVVCVLQNGVEQETVVTAHLSGGRVVPSIVWFPAQAQPDGSVWLRGGARLTLPDTPESRVVREALRGSRCSVELAADFTSLAWRKLLQNAVAGLMVLAGRRAGMFARADVAELSLAYLRECLAVARAEGAALSDEVPHELLAGFQAYPPDMGTSILADREAGRPLEWDIRNGVVLRRGRAHGIPTPISDLVVPLLAAASDGPG is encoded by the coding sequence ATGAAGCCAACTGTCGCGGTTGTGGGACCGGGCGCGATCGGTACGACCGTGGCGGCGGCGCTCCATGAGGTGGGCCATACCCCGGCGATCTTCGGCCGCACCGCGCGTGCGCAGCTCGAACTGCGTGCGGGAGACGACCGCGTCGTCGTGCCGGGGCCGGTGCGGACCGACCCGGCGCAAGCAGGCGGGGCGGTCGATCTGGTCTTCCTTGCCGTCAAATCGACACAGGTCGAGGCGGCAGCGCCGTGGTTGACGGCGTTGTGCGGCGCCGACACCGTCGTCTGTGTCCTGCAGAACGGCGTCGAACAGGAAACGGTTGTCACGGCACACCTTTCCGGTGGCCGGGTCGTCCCCTCGATCGTGTGGTTCCCGGCCCAAGCGCAGCCGGACGGTTCCGTGTGGTTGCGCGGCGGCGCGCGCCTCACCCTGCCGGACACGCCCGAGTCCCGTGTGGTGCGCGAGGCCTTACGCGGCAGCCGGTGCTCGGTCGAGCTTGCTGCGGACTTCACGTCCCTTGCCTGGCGCAAGCTGCTGCAGAACGCGGTCGCCGGACTGATGGTCCTCGCCGGCCGCCGCGCCGGCATGTTCGCCAGGGCCGACGTCGCTGAGCTTTCCCTGGCCTACCTGCGGGAATGCCTGGCGGTCGCCCGAGCCGAGGGCGCGGCGCTGAGTGACGAGGTGCCGCACGAGCTTCTCGCCGGCTTTCAGGCTTACCCACCCGACATGGGTACTTCCATCCTCGCCGATCGCGAGGCCGGCCGGCCGCTCGAATGGGACATCCGCAACGGGGTCGTGCTGCGCCGTGGCCGCGCCCACGGCATTCCGACGCCGATCAGCGATCTGGTGGTGCCGCTCCTCGCGGCCGCCAGCGACGGACCCGGCTGA
- a CDS encoding 3-hydroxyacyl-CoA dehydrogenase: MVEWAGRVSRIRVIGTGVMGRGIVQLAATGGVTVELADSMDDAVGKAIEYVGGMLDRLAAKGRLTEEQARAAKDRLVPVGDPLAPAEGVDLVLEAVREDLEIKRTLFAGLERVCGQDTVFATNTSSLSVTEIAAGLSDPGRLIGLHFFNPVPLMRLVEVVPGARTAPWLPAEALELVRHWGHEPVLAKDAPGFLVNHAGRGLNTEALQILSEGLAEPADVDRVARDVLGLKLGPFELLDLTGLDVSHAVLESIWSGFHSEPRLRPSWLTRPRVAAGLYGRKNGEGFYRYSEGKQEVAPEPSAPPLTGTPVYTADERLGRMLSAAGVQVVPDAYPDAALLVPLRGESTVEAARQAELPPERVSGVDALGYDKRFTLSVHPGLDPAFGRAAWAALAATGVPVTVVRDGPAPIAQRLLASIVNTAGYLAAQNLATPADIDTAVRLGLGYPRGPLEWGETLGAEKVLRILTGLLHATGDPRYRPSSWLTERVTLGLPLTTSGTRPADLR, from the coding sequence GTGGTGGAATGGGCCGGACGGGTGAGCAGGATCCGGGTGATCGGCACCGGCGTGATGGGCAGGGGCATCGTGCAGCTCGCCGCGACCGGCGGCGTCACCGTGGAACTCGCGGACTCGATGGACGACGCGGTCGGCAAGGCGATCGAGTACGTCGGCGGGATGCTCGACCGGCTCGCCGCCAAGGGCAGGCTGACCGAGGAGCAGGCACGCGCGGCGAAGGACCGGCTGGTGCCGGTCGGCGATCCGCTGGCGCCGGCTGAGGGCGTGGACCTGGTGCTGGAGGCGGTGCGGGAAGACCTGGAGATCAAGCGCACGCTGTTCGCCGGCCTCGAGCGGGTCTGCGGCCAGGACACCGTTTTCGCGACCAACACCAGTTCGCTGTCGGTCACCGAGATCGCCGCCGGGCTGTCCGATCCGGGCCGGTTGATCGGCCTGCACTTCTTCAACCCGGTGCCGTTGATGCGCCTGGTCGAGGTGGTGCCCGGTGCGCGCACCGCGCCGTGGCTGCCCGCCGAAGCGCTCGAGCTCGTCCGGCACTGGGGGCACGAACCGGTGCTGGCCAAGGACGCCCCCGGTTTCCTGGTCAACCACGCCGGGCGCGGGCTGAACACCGAGGCGCTGCAGATCCTTTCCGAAGGGCTGGCCGAACCGGCCGACGTGGACCGCGTCGCGCGCGACGTGCTGGGGCTCAAGCTCGGACCGTTCGAGCTGCTCGACCTGACCGGCCTTGACGTCTCGCACGCGGTGCTGGAGAGCATCTGGAGCGGATTCCACTCCGAACCGCGGCTGCGCCCGTCGTGGCTGACCCGCCCGCGCGTGGCCGCCGGGCTCTACGGCCGCAAGAACGGGGAAGGGTTCTACCGGTACTCCGAGGGCAAGCAGGAGGTGGCGCCGGAGCCGTCCGCGCCGCCGCTGACGGGCACCCCGGTCTACACCGCCGACGAGCGCCTCGGCCGGATGCTTTCGGCCGCCGGAGTCCAGGTCGTGCCGGACGCCTACCCGGACGCCGCACTTCTCGTACCACTGCGCGGAGAGTCCACTGTGGAGGCTGCGAGGCAGGCCGAGCTGCCACCGGAACGAGTGTCCGGAGTGGACGCACTGGGCTACGACAAGCGGTTCACGCTGTCGGTCCACCCCGGGCTGGACCCGGCTTTCGGCCGCGCCGCGTGGGCCGCGCTGGCCGCGACCGGCGTCCCGGTCACGGTCGTGCGCGACGGCCCGGCTCCGATCGCACAGCGGCTGCTCGCGTCGATCGTCAACACGGCGGGTTACCTGGCCGCCCAGAACCTCGCCACCCCGGCCGACATCGACACCGCGGTCCGCCTCGGGCTCGGCTATCCCCGCGGCCCGCTGGAATGGGGAGAGACGCTCGGCGCGGAGAAGGTGCTTCGCATCCTCACCGGCCTGCTGCACGCCACCGGCGACCCGCGGTACCGGCCGAGCAGCTGGCTCACCGAACGCGTGACGCTGGGCCTGCCACTCACCACGTCCGGCACCCGCCCGGCCGACCTGCGCTGA
- a CDS encoding FtsK/SpoIIIE domain-containing protein: MASKSAEQRNRVQTALDRVRHQIGLVLGAAAGAREAAETEVSRLALEQEIVRVGMNQADAQQQTEWARHPAAHEVFASLGGVRSAFYTDWSAGPGALRDLVAAHAPGPAGRPPSEWLGRVGSNPGVTAPALWRAGSATAAGRDISRTFDVAVPLLDESHLAITSAPKTRPVVDALVQSLLMRVLSTFEPGAVKIHLWDVGQLTAILPDLYPLSRTSALSLYDPTRLEDLLDELAGHIRRIHATGMQAGHTSLRELRRATGQRLEPYRIAVLYGNGETLEPERARDLKRVASGALAAGICLILVDVPTTVSASVETLSLLDERRAISSMTGADLAVDLDPPLPSGQVIRAAGRIAEALIAKQGGPRSFADLMPAEPGLENSARELRAPVGFHEGEPVEVVIGDASPHALIGGPSGSGKTNFLYALLGSLAARYSPDELALYLLDFKEGVSFAGLAPGRKDASWLPHAKLVGVNVNTDREFGLALLRFLADELRRRSAAAKEHEVTNLADLREQDPAGHWPRIVAVIDEFQYLFAGRDQVTAQATQLLEDIARRGRSQGIHLVLASQDVAGIEAFWGKPAVFEQCTLRIAMPKARRVLAETNNAAVSAPKWHAVINHDSGVAHGNQLAHVPDASSRNVFVDLQHKLWERYAGRFARPRLFDGAHSPVLEQFPAYTELKPGARPKALLGQSIDVTEAACGVELPRAPGRNVAVLGGATAEALSIMDSAARSLARQYEPGAVEFLFSCPIEACAPAVLDLKDRLAAEGHSATLTDDLPAALTAMAGSLAGGPPRFLLLYGVDAALPTLEAKEIGQPKSALDHLRTLLKNGPGHGVHTLGWWRSIARLKDTLGFAGTDDIGTWAALDVQGNELTPFAAGQVVHWSPRPGRALFFDRTTHGAPEVIIPFQRPDADLAGGATP; this comes from the coding sequence ATGGCCAGTAAGTCAGCCGAACAACGCAACCGCGTGCAGACCGCACTCGACCGCGTCCGCCACCAGATCGGGCTCGTACTCGGCGCTGCCGCCGGGGCCCGTGAGGCCGCGGAGACCGAGGTGTCCCGGCTGGCGCTGGAACAGGAAATCGTGCGGGTCGGGATGAATCAGGCCGACGCGCAGCAGCAGACGGAATGGGCCCGCCACCCCGCCGCGCACGAAGTGTTCGCCTCGCTCGGCGGGGTGCGCAGCGCGTTCTACACCGATTGGAGCGCCGGCCCGGGTGCCCTGCGCGACCTCGTCGCCGCGCACGCGCCCGGCCCGGCGGGCAGGCCACCGAGCGAATGGCTCGGCCGGGTCGGGAGCAATCCCGGCGTCACCGCGCCTGCGCTCTGGCGGGCAGGCTCGGCGACCGCGGCCGGGCGCGACATCTCCCGCACGTTCGACGTGGCGGTGCCGCTGCTCGACGAATCGCACCTGGCCATCACGTCCGCGCCGAAGACCCGCCCGGTGGTGGACGCGCTCGTGCAGTCGCTGCTGATGCGGGTGCTTTCGACGTTCGAGCCGGGCGCGGTGAAGATCCACCTGTGGGACGTCGGTCAGCTGACCGCGATCCTGCCCGACCTGTACCCGCTCAGCCGCACCAGCGCGCTGTCGCTGTACGACCCGACGCGGCTGGAGGACCTGCTCGACGAGCTGGCCGGGCACATCCGCCGCATCCACGCCACCGGTATGCAGGCCGGCCACACCTCGTTGCGCGAGCTGCGCAGGGCCACCGGCCAGCGCCTGGAGCCGTACCGCATCGCCGTGCTCTACGGCAACGGCGAAACCCTGGAGCCCGAACGCGCGCGGGACCTCAAGCGCGTCGCCAGCGGGGCGCTGGCGGCCGGGATCTGCCTGATCCTGGTGGACGTGCCGACCACGGTGAGCGCGTCGGTCGAGACGCTCAGCCTGCTCGACGAGCGGCGCGCGATCAGCAGCATGACCGGCGCCGACCTGGCGGTGGACCTCGATCCGCCGCTGCCCTCGGGTCAGGTGATCCGCGCGGCCGGCCGGATCGCCGAGGCACTGATCGCGAAGCAGGGCGGGCCACGGTCGTTCGCCGACCTCATGCCTGCCGAGCCGGGCCTGGAAAACTCCGCCAGGGAACTGCGTGCGCCGGTCGGATTCCACGAGGGCGAGCCGGTGGAGGTGGTGATCGGCGACGCGAGCCCGCACGCGTTGATCGGCGGCCCCAGCGGTTCGGGCAAGACGAACTTCCTCTACGCGTTGCTGGGCAGCCTCGCCGCCCGCTACAGCCCGGACGAGCTGGCGCTGTACCTGCTGGACTTCAAGGAGGGCGTGTCCTTCGCCGGGCTCGCCCCCGGCCGCAAGGACGCCAGCTGGCTGCCGCACGCGAAACTGGTCGGGGTCAACGTGAACACCGACCGCGAGTTCGGCTTGGCGCTGCTGCGGTTCCTCGCCGACGAGCTGCGCCGCCGTTCGGCCGCGGCGAAGGAGCACGAGGTCACCAATCTCGCCGACCTGCGGGAGCAGGATCCGGCCGGGCACTGGCCACGGATCGTCGCGGTGATCGACGAGTTCCAGTACCTGTTCGCCGGACGCGACCAGGTCACCGCGCAGGCCACCCAGCTGCTCGAGGACATCGCGCGGCGCGGGCGTTCCCAAGGCATCCACCTCGTGCTGGCGAGCCAGGACGTCGCCGGCATCGAGGCGTTCTGGGGCAAACCCGCGGTGTTCGAGCAGTGCACGCTGCGCATAGCCATGCCGAAGGCGCGCCGGGTGCTGGCGGAGACGAACAACGCCGCGGTGTCCGCCCCGAAGTGGCATGCGGTGATCAACCATGATTCCGGTGTCGCGCACGGAAACCAGCTCGCCCACGTGCCCGATGCCAGCAGTCGCAACGTGTTCGTCGACCTGCAGCACAAGCTCTGGGAGCGTTACGCGGGACGGTTCGCGCGGCCGCGGCTCTTCGACGGCGCGCATTCGCCGGTGCTGGAACAGTTCCCGGCCTACACCGAGCTCAAACCCGGCGCCCGGCCGAAGGCGCTGCTCGGCCAGTCCATCGACGTCACCGAAGCAGCTTGCGGCGTCGAGCTGCCCCGGGCGCCGGGCCGTAACGTCGCCGTGCTCGGCGGCGCCACCGCCGAGGCACTGTCCATAATGGACTCTGCGGCCCGTTCGCTGGCCCGCCAGTACGAACCCGGCGCGGTGGAGTTCCTGTTCAGCTGCCCGATCGAGGCGTGCGCACCGGCCGTGCTGGACCTCAAGGACCGGCTCGCCGCCGAAGGGCATTCGGCGACGCTGACCGACGATCTGCCCGCCGCGCTGACCGCCATGGCCGGCTCCCTCGCCGGCGGACCACCCCGGTTCCTCCTGCTCTACGGTGTCGACGCCGCGCTGCCGACGTTGGAGGCCAAGGAGATCGGGCAGCCGAAGAGCGCGCTCGACCACCTGCGCACGCTGCTCAAGAACGGGCCAGGACACGGCGTGCACACCCTCGGCTGGTGGCGCAGCATCGCCCGGCTCAAGGACACGCTCGGCTTCGCCGGCACCGACGACATCGGCACCTGGGCCGCGCTCGACGTGCAGGGCAACGAGCTGACCCCGTTCGCCGCGGGTCAGGTCGTGCACTGGTCACCACGCCCCGGCCGGGCCCTGTTCTTCGATCGCACCACGCACGGGGCGCCGGAGGTCATCATCCCGTTCCAGCGCCCGGACGCCGACCTTGCAGGAGGTGCCACGCCATGA
- a CDS encoding PP2C family protein-serine/threonine phosphatase yields MATEQTRFILRHAAGSDPGRRRSNNEDSVYATGRLLAVADGIGGQPHGEVASATAVGVLASLDSDLRALDLAALDLSSTLTDVVQRIGERLAEVAEENPATHGMGTTLTALLFDGTRFAAAHIGDSRGYVLRDGELHRITRDHTLVQALVEDGRITEEDAAEHPRRSLLMKALQSTGSADPDVWEFTPEPGDRYLLCSDGLTAGADEPAIRDVLATGTPDETVPRLITLANDGGGPDNITIVVADVVQAFD; encoded by the coding sequence ATGGCCACCGAGCAGACCCGGTTCATCCTGCGGCACGCCGCAGGCTCCGACCCCGGGCGACGACGCAGCAACAACGAGGATTCCGTGTACGCCACCGGGCGCTTGCTCGCCGTGGCCGACGGTATCGGTGGCCAGCCCCACGGAGAGGTGGCCAGCGCGACCGCGGTCGGCGTGCTGGCGTCGCTGGACTCGGATCTGCGCGCGCTGGACCTGGCCGCGCTGGATCTCAGCAGCACGCTCACCGACGTCGTGCAGCGGATCGGCGAGCGGCTCGCCGAAGTGGCCGAAGAGAACCCGGCGACGCACGGCATGGGGACCACCCTCACCGCGCTGCTGTTCGACGGCACCCGCTTCGCCGCCGCCCACATCGGCGATTCCCGCGGCTACGTCCTGCGAGACGGCGAGCTGCACCGCATCACCCGAGACCACACGCTGGTGCAGGCTCTGGTCGAAGACGGCCGCATCACCGAGGAAGACGCCGCCGAGCACCCGCGCCGCTCGCTGTTGATGAAGGCGCTGCAAAGCACCGGCTCAGCGGACCCGGACGTCTGGGAGTTCACCCCGGAACCCGGCGACCGCTACCTGCTCTGCTCCGACGGCCTCACCGCCGGCGCCGACGAACCGGCGATCCGGGACGTCCTGGCGACCGGCACCCCCGACGAAACCGTCCCCCGCCTGATCACCCTGGCCAACGACGGCGGCGGCCCGGACAACATCACCATCGTGGTCGCCGACGTGGTCCAGGCCTTCGACTGA
- a CDS encoding endonuclease/exonuclease/phosphatase family protein: MVVAGLTAPAAGARSSGDAVIAEVYGGGGNAGATLTNDFVELANHGGTPFALDGFSVQYLPASAGASSTWQVTKLNGAVAAGSRYLVAEAKGSRGTVALPTPDATGTLALSSTAGTVALVSGGDPLTCKTAVDCSADPRVKDLVGFGDAVVREGDPAAALSNSTSAARAESLADTDDNSADFAAGDPTPTNAKGETPGTAPGEPPVSAKIHEIQGTTRVSPFKDKKVGDVTGVVTAVRTFGSSRGFWITDPHPDSDPRTSEGLFVFSGSTTPSVAVGDAVTAQGTVKEYYPDAPSTSNYQSLTELSGARWTVNSHGNALPPSTVLTPDQVPDVLAPNAGGNIEPLPLEPSKYALDFWESHESETVSISDARVVGPSNSYDELYVTTKPRQNPTPRGGSVYLGYDETNTGVLKVQSIIPYDQQEFPTVNTGDVLTGTTSGPVEYSSFGGYTLFAAQLGAAQDNHLQKETTRRQRPGELAVATYNVENLAPSDPDTKYAQLAHGIVDNLATPDIVTLEEIQDNDGATDDGVVAADLTLRKFTDAIAAAGGPRYQWREIDPVNDEDGGQPGGNIRVGFLFNPARVSFVDRPGGGPTSSVGVAADHGKAHLTQSPGRVEPGDDAWTDSRKPLAGEFVFGGRTVFVVANHFNSKGGDQPTHGRYQPPSRSSEVQRQKQATVVRGFVAKLLAAEPQANVVVAGDLNDYQFSPALAELTSGGRLTDLISTLPPAERYSYVYEGQSQVLDHILASAAPRGVDYDVVHLNAEFADQASDHDPQVVRLRPSTGNRLSDLGYDLLDYLDRLLGRTAPLG; the protein is encoded by the coding sequence GTGGTGGTGGCCGGCCTGACCGCACCCGCCGCCGGTGCGAGGTCCAGCGGCGATGCGGTCATCGCCGAGGTCTACGGCGGTGGCGGCAATGCCGGTGCCACGCTCACCAACGACTTCGTCGAACTCGCGAACCACGGGGGCACACCGTTCGCGCTCGACGGCTTCAGCGTCCAGTACCTGCCCGCCTCCGCCGGCGCGTCGAGCACGTGGCAGGTCACGAAGCTCAACGGTGCGGTTGCCGCGGGTAGCCGCTACCTCGTTGCCGAGGCGAAGGGCAGCAGGGGGACCGTCGCGCTGCCCACGCCTGACGCGACCGGGACCCTCGCGCTGTCCTCCACGGCCGGTACGGTCGCGCTCGTCTCCGGAGGTGACCCGCTGACCTGCAAAACCGCTGTCGACTGCAGTGCCGATCCGCGCGTCAAGGACCTCGTCGGCTTCGGAGACGCCGTTGTGCGCGAAGGCGATCCGGCCGCGGCGCTGTCGAACAGCACGTCGGCCGCGCGCGCCGAGTCGCTTGCCGACACCGACGACAACAGTGCCGACTTCGCCGCTGGCGACCCGACGCCCACCAATGCGAAAGGCGAGACACCCGGCACCGCCCCGGGTGAGCCCCCGGTGTCCGCGAAGATCCACGAAATCCAGGGCACCACGCGCGTTTCGCCGTTCAAGGACAAGAAAGTCGGCGACGTCACCGGCGTCGTGACGGCAGTACGTACATTTGGCTCCTCACGCGGCTTCTGGATCACCGACCCGCATCCGGACAGCGATCCACGCACCAGCGAAGGCCTGTTCGTGTTCTCCGGCTCCACTACTCCGTCGGTCGCGGTCGGTGACGCCGTCACCGCGCAGGGAACGGTGAAGGAGTACTACCCGGACGCGCCGTCGACCTCGAACTACCAATCCCTCACCGAGCTCAGCGGTGCACGGTGGACAGTGAATTCGCACGGCAACGCCTTGCCACCGTCCACTGTGCTGACTCCGGACCAGGTGCCGGACGTGCTGGCCCCGAACGCGGGTGGAAACATCGAGCCACTGCCACTGGAGCCGTCGAAGTACGCGCTCGATTTCTGGGAGTCCCACGAAAGCGAAACAGTCAGCATCTCGGACGCGCGCGTCGTCGGTCCGAGCAACTCCTACGACGAGCTGTACGTGACCACGAAACCGCGGCAGAACCCGACGCCGCGCGGTGGCAGCGTCTACCTCGGTTACGACGAAACCAACACCGGCGTGCTGAAGGTGCAGTCGATCATTCCCTACGACCAGCAGGAATTCCCGACGGTCAACACCGGCGATGTGCTGACCGGTACGACTTCCGGGCCGGTGGAGTACAGCAGCTTCGGCGGGTACACGCTGTTCGCCGCGCAGCTCGGCGCGGCGCAGGACAACCACCTGCAGAAGGAAACCACGCGACGGCAGCGACCAGGTGAGCTCGCGGTGGCGACGTACAACGTGGAGAACCTCGCACCGTCCGATCCGGACACCAAATACGCGCAGCTCGCGCACGGGATCGTGGACAACCTGGCGACGCCCGACATCGTGACCCTCGAGGAGATCCAGGACAACGACGGCGCGACCGACGACGGTGTGGTCGCCGCGGACCTGACGCTGCGGAAGTTCACCGACGCCATCGCCGCCGCCGGTGGCCCGCGCTACCAGTGGCGCGAGATCGACCCGGTGAACGACGAGGACGGTGGCCAGCCGGGCGGCAACATCCGGGTCGGCTTCCTGTTCAATCCGGCCCGGGTGTCCTTCGTGGACCGTCCAGGCGGTGGCCCGACGTCCTCGGTCGGGGTGGCGGCCGACCACGGAAAGGCGCACCTCACCCAGTCGCCCGGCCGGGTCGAGCCCGGCGACGATGCCTGGACCGACAGCCGCAAACCGCTGGCCGGTGAGTTCGTCTTCGGCGGCCGCACCGTTTTCGTGGTCGCCAACCACTTCAACTCCAAGGGCGGCGACCAGCCGACGCACGGCCGCTACCAGCCGCCGTCCCGCAGTTCCGAGGTGCAGCGGCAGAAACAGGCGACGGTGGTGCGGGGCTTCGTCGCGAAGCTGCTGGCGGCTGAACCGCAGGCCAACGTCGTGGTCGCCGGCGACCTGAACGACTACCAGTTCTCGCCGGCCCTGGCCGAACTGACGTCGGGTGGCCGGTTGACGGACCTGATCTCGACGCTGCCGCCGGCCGAGCGCTACAGCTACGTCTACGAGGGTCAGTCGCAGGTGCTGGACCACATTCTCGCCTCGGCCGCCCCACGCGGCGTGGACTACGACGTGGTGCACCTCAACGCGGAATTCGCCGACCAGGCCAGCGATCACGATCCGCAGGTGGTCCGCCTGCGCCCGTCGACCGGGAACCGCCTGTCCGACCTGGGCTACGACCTGCTGGACTACCTGGACCGTCTGCTCGGCCGCACCGCCCCGCTCGGCTGA